The following coding sequences are from one Manis pentadactyla isolate mManPen7 chromosome 13, mManPen7.hap1, whole genome shotgun sequence window:
- the LOC118926136 gene encoding olfactory receptor 2H1-like, with protein MANKSFPEGFILLGFSERPDLEIALFWAVILLYTMIVLSNLTIIMLSCMDPRLHTPMYFFLSNLSFLDLCYTTAAVPQMLSNLWGPDKNITYTGCVIQLCVLLCLGPTEDVMLVVMAFDRYVAICQPLHYTVIMHQQFCWKLVLVAWLSGLMLSVVQTPITLQLPLCAHHRLDDILCEIPAFLSLTCGDTSANEWQMTISAVLFTIVPLGLILTSYVYIAQALGKIQSEEGRQKAIATCSSHLIVVVIFYGTIATVYTDPKNDFASKNGKFFTFFYTVVTPLLNPLIYTLRNKEVKGALQRLLSKAINTAKNRS; from the coding sequence ATGGCAAACAAGAGCTTCCCAGAGGGCTTCATCCTCCTTGGTTTCTCCGAACGGCCTGATCTGGAAATCGCTCTCTTCTGGGCTGTGATCCTCTTGTACACCATGATCGTCCTCTCCAACCTGACCATCATCATGCTCTCCTGCATGGACCCTcgtctccacacccccatgtacttcttcctcagcaaTCTCTCCTTCCTGGATCTCTGCTACACCACAGCTGCTGTGCCACAGATGCTATCCAACCTGTGGGGGCCAGACAAGAACATCACCTACACAGGCTGTGTCATCCAACTGTGTGTGTTGCTCTGTCTCGGTCCCACAGAGGATGTCATGTTGGTGGTAATGGCCTTCGACCGCTACGTCGCTATCTGCCAGCCCCTGCACTACACCGTCATCATGCATCAACAGTTTTGTTGGAAGCTGGTACTCGTGGCCTGGCTGTCAGGTCTGATGTTATCTGTCGTCCAAACTCCCATCACATTGCAGCTGCCTCTCTGTGCCCACCACCGCCTGGATGACATTCTTTGTGAGATTCCTGCCTTCCTGAGCCTGACATGTGGAGACACCTCTGCTAATGAGTGGCAGATGACCATCTCTGCTGTTCTCTTCACCATCGTACCACTGGGGTTGATTCTAACTTCTTATGTATACATAGCTCAAGCCCTGGGGAAAATCCAGTCTGAGGAGGGAAGGCAGAAAGCCATcgccacctgctcctcccacctcatCGTAGTCGTCATATTTTATGGGACAATCGCTACAGTGTACACAGACCCTAAAAATGACTTTGCTTCAAAAAATGGCAAGTTTTTCACCTTCTTCTACACCGTGGTCACACCTTTGTTGAACCCTCTCATCTACACCCTGAGAAACAAAGAGGTGAAGGGTGCCCTGCAAAGACTTCTCAGCAAGGCAATCAACACAGCAAAAAATAGAAGTTGA